The following are from one region of the Nerophis ophidion isolate RoL-2023_Sa linkage group LG20, RoL_Noph_v1.0, whole genome shotgun sequence genome:
- the LOC133538644 gene encoding H-2 class I histocompatibility antigen, alpha chain-like — protein sequence MRVVDYRDSKLHEYYEDAALVDKYIYSYSSNKSRVVVPVQDWLRKLTAEDPQYWQRATEKAVAREQFATNRFETYLKNLNRTEGFHLAVWSSGCELNDETDEIRGWYAEDLGFADVPFRHWTLAKDQGDHVKLIWEDNKPPPVTLKFYTEECPSVLRMFVSILTRTELPKVSLLQETPSSPVSCNATGFYPDKAVLFWRKDGEKLHEGVKHGEMLQDGTFQMSVDLNVMANMDGKYECVFQLTGVKEDIVTVLVIRSILSNASGEDLNTTTSGNTSQATSWPTTITVRPTTSGTSNGNQTTTWLNTTMEATTRPSLNNSEATRPTPGHKKSSVNVAVATVGVIAAAVLLSAIIFWIVKRHRRTHTTYWDTVIVRFTRSGSE from the exons ATGCGAGTGGTGGACTATCGAGATTCAAAGCTCCACGAATACTATGAGGACGCTGCTTTGGTTGACAAATACATCTACTCCTACAGCAGCAACAAGAGCAGAGTAGTAGTACCCGTACAGGACTGGTTGAGAAAACTCACAGCAGAAGATCCTCAGTACTGGCAGAGAGCGACCGAGAAGGCTGTTGCTCGTGAGCAGTTCGCAACAAACAGATTCGAAACTTATTTGAAGAATTTGAATCGAACTGaag GTTTTCACTTAGCTGTGTGGAGTTCTGGATGTGAATTGAATGATGAGACTGATGAGATCAGAGGTTGGTATGCGGAAGACTTAGGATTTGCTGACGTGCCATTTCGGCATTGGACCTTAGCAAAGGATCAAGGGGATCACGTCAAGCTGATCTGGGAAGATAACAAGCCTCCCCCAGTCACCTTGAAGTTCTACACTGAGGAGTGTCCTTCTGTCTTGAGGATGTTTGTGAGCATCTTAACAAGAACAG agcttCCAAAGGTGTCCCTACTCCAGGAGACACCATCTTCTCCGGTCAGCTGCAACGCaacaggtttctaccccgacaAAGCCGTcctgttttggaggaaagacggcgagaAGCTGCACGAGGGCGTGAAGCACGGAGAAATGCTCCAagacggaaccttccagatgtcTGTGGACCTGAACGTGATGGCCAACATGGATggcaagtacgaatgtgtgtttcagctgACTGGTGTCAAGGAGGACATCGTCACCGTTCTGGTGATcagaagcatcctgagcaacgcGAGCGGTGAAG ACCTCAACACAACCACCTCTGGTAATACCAGCCAAGCGACCTCATGGCCTACCACCATCACTGTCAGACCAACAACCAGCGGTACTTCCAATGGCAACCAAACTACTACCTGGCTGAACACAACAATGGAAGCAACCACCCGACCCAGTCTCAACAACTCGGAGGCTACCCGTCCAACTCCTGGTCACA AAAAGTCGAGCGTCAACGTTGCTGTTGCCACGGTGGGGGTCATTGCTGCGGCTGTCCTTCTGTCGGCCATCATCTTTTGGATTGTCAAGCGTCACAGACGCA CTCACACTACCTACTGGGACACAGTGATCGTAAGGTTTACTCGGTCTGGATCTGAGTGA